The Neurospora crassa OR74A linkage group I, whole genome shotgun sequence genome segment GAAAGATGTGGCATTTGTAATGGTATATGTACAACGAAGACCGCAGTGATTGAGTTTGCACTGTTTCATGTCATGGTAATTGACGTCAAAAGGTAAGTGTCATACTTCATTACACCTTGCATCGCAATGCTGGGTCAATAGACCTCCATCCAGCCCCTAGCCGAATGTTCTGTCCCTGGGGCACGCTACCGCACATTGGAACAAGACAACCCGCTATGATACATGCAATCATGTCATTAAATAACATCCCTTCCTCCATTAACATTAACATTATCAAACCCTCTTTTAGAGTCCAGCAGCCAACTTGTACCCACCATCAACGGCCAACGTCTCGCCATTGATGAACTGGTTCGATACCAATGCCAGTACTGCCTGCGCCATATCGATATCGCGGCCAGGACGAGCACTCGGGAACTTGTCTTGATACTTCTCCTTGGGGATATGGCTCTTCTGGAACTCGTCGCTTTCCTCGGCCGTCATCTCGCTAGGGAAGACACCAGGCGCAATGCTGTTGATGCGAATCTTGAGCCCAGCGTTGGCGATCTCTGCGGCTAGCATGCGGTTCAGGTGAACGGCCGCTGCCTTGCTAGCGTTGTAGCTGAAGTGGTGCTGGGCTGACTTGACTTGGCCgctgatgctgctgatgTTGACCACAGTGCCGGACCAGCCTGGGTGGCGCTCGGTGCTAGCTTGTAGGAGGGGCAAAAAGGCGGAGGTCATGAAGTAAATGCTAGCCACATTGGTACGGTATGTCTCCGTCCAGTCGTCGAAAGTAGCGTTCTCGTTATCAAACAAGTTGTGCTTGAGCTCCTTGGGGTCGCTGGCCTCGGTGGTTACGCTCGAGCTGGAAATGCCGGCGTTGTTGACCAAGATGCAGAGACACTTCTCGCGGGATTCGATCTCCTTGACCAGAGCGGCAATGTCCTCCTTCTTAGTCACGTCTGCCTGCAGGGCGATGATCTCGCCCTCGACGTCCTTGTTGTAgatctccaccaccttgtCCAGCTTCTCCTTGTTGCGGCCAGCGATATACACCTTGGCGCCGTTGACGGCGAGAGCTTGTGTGGCCATAAGCCCGATGCcagtgccgccgccggttACGAGGGCGACGCGGCCCGcgaggttgaagagggaGTTGCGGTTCAACTCGGCATGGCTGGCAGCGGAGGCCGACTTGGTTCCGGTCGACATTGTGTAAGATTGTTGGTGGAGAGAGGATGGGAGACTGGTCCTGGAAGGTTTGGATGAACTAATCGCGGTCGCTAGAGTGGTTCGTGCAGTGGTGTTAAGTGCTCTTGTTCTGGTTGTGGAAAGAAGAGTCCTGGTGGAGGGTCTGAGGAAGCGTGTAGGTAGAAATTGAATCATTGTCTAAGGtcaggaaaggaaaggggtaAAAGAGGGATCTCGAGAGAGGAAACTTGTTTTAATATTGACGTTCCTTCAGACATGGAAGTCAACAATGCATCCCATCGAGATCATCCTAACTTATTGCGTTGGTAAGAGCGACGGAGAATAGTGAAAGTCATGACGAAATCGATTCTAGGACCCCTGCAACCACTGACGAAATTCGTGCTGGTGCGCCTTCCCTTTTCATCGAATTCGAGGGGAACCAGCGAATCAGCGTCTAGCGGCAGGGAAGCAGCCCCGGTGCCTGCCTGTCACCTTGACCCCGCTGCAGACCTCCACCCATCGGTGGACTTGTAAGACAGTGGACCCTGGGAAGTTGCAACAGCTGCACAGCGACGACATGAACACTCAGTTTGAATCGCAAGGGCGAAAGTGATGCAATAAAGCGGAGAGACACACCCCTTCTCTGTGTAGGTGATGTCCTTGTCACAGCTGAGATTTTGAGGAAGAGATCGCATGATGTTAAGTAGTATCCATCGATCATCAGCCGTTTCTAAAACGTCAGAGGCACGGGAGGTCCAATGGATCATCACCTTATCCAGCTTATTTACTTGAACACGCCGGCTTGATGTGCATGATGGGTACATACGGCGCCTCGGGACTATACTCTGCAGAGTTCATTGCAGATTTGATGAAGTTGCCAGACTGCACCGAATTATTACGAGTATGCATCAATGACCGAACGTCTTCCACTGTACATGGATTATATATGTCTCAACCGCTCTCCAGTCTCCATTATTCTCGTAGATAGGTTCTCCTCGAATCGAATCCCACGCATTCGCCATCACATCAGTCGCGATGCTTCGCAACCGCCAGCTCAACATCAGTCCTGGGCCAGAAGTGGCTCATGTCGCCGACGGGAAGGTTCACAGTGATTCGCATCTCATAATGAAAGACATGTGAAGAAGAGCTACATCAAAACAGCAGGGCACCGCCTCCCAGTTAGGAAAGAAAGGTTGGaacagagagagaaggagcaTTTACGTAATCATCAAACTTGCCCTGAATGAAGAGGGGCAGAACTCATCTTCTGCAACCTCCCCGCTTCCTCAAACTTCCCCTCATCAACCCTCCAATACGCCCCGCTCAGCGCCCAACAAGCCACAATAACCAGCAGAAAGATTTCCGTACGATCTCTCGAATTTGAACTCCGCGTAATTACTTGTGTATGAAAGAGTGGGTAGGGATAATGATGTAGAGAAGCAGCAAAGAGGCATCTACATTGTCGACCAACACCCTTATTTTTTGCTTGCGTTTATGTAAAGTGATTACGCTAACTTCAATTTCGAGAGACTATACGGCAGCGCAAGGGACGGTATTAGTCTTGCGAGTAAAGATAAAGATGTAAACAACGCAAAACTCCCAAAACGTTAAATACAATGCAATCACGGCA includes the following:
- a CDS encoding short chain dehydrogenase/reductase family protein; the protein is MIQFLPTRFLRPSTRTLLSTTRTRALNTTARTTLATAISSSKPSRTSLPSSLHQQSYTMSTGTKSASAASHAELNRNSLFNLAGRVALVTGGGTGIGLMATQALAVNGAKVYIAGRNKEKLDKVVEIYNKDVEGEIIALQADVTKKEDIAALVKEIESREKCLCILVNNAGISSSSVTTEASDPKELKHNLFDNENATFDDWTETYRTNVASIYFMTSAFLPLLQASTERHPGWSGTVVNISSISGQVKSAQHHFSYNASKAAAVHLNRMLAAEIANAGLKIRINSIAPGVFPSEMTAEESDEFQKSHIPKEKYQDKFPSARPGRDIDMAQAVLALVSNQFINGETLAVDGGYKLAAGL